One segment of Leptospiraceae bacterium DNA contains the following:
- a CDS encoding CBS domain-containing protein, producing MFIWVTQGLVEPYIPKVKPDSIKKINPLHPGVADKSIEVGDPEDTIQITHYKGNSFTSSANIDVADIYSQEQSKPKEERKQVYYAKDIMTVNLITISPIDLIAKVENLFHENPFRHMPVVDSSFYLQGILSERDLLKFTIQSLRSSELEVIPRKVEEIMQIKVLSAFPETPIREIARIMFEEKVGAVPILNKESREIVGIITRSDILKQVMNNPPLDLYT from the coding sequence ATGTTTATATGGGTAACACAAGGTTTAGTAGAACCTTATATTCCGAAGGTAAAACCAGATTCAATCAAAAAAATAAATCCTCTTCATCCGGGAGTCGCTGATAAATCAATAGAAGTGGGTGATCCAGAAGATACAATTCAAATTACTCATTATAAAGGAAACAGTTTTACCTCTAGTGCAAATATTGACGTAGCAGACATCTATTCTCAAGAACAGTCGAAACCAAAGGAAGAAAGGAAACAGGTTTATTATGCAAAGGATATAATGACGGTGAATCTAATTACTATTTCGCCTATCGATCTTATTGCTAAAGTAGAAAATTTATTCCATGAAAATCCATTTCGACATATGCCAGTCGTTGATAGTTCATTTTATTTGCAGGGAATTTTATCAGAGAGAGATTTACTAAAATTTACAATTCAGTCCCTTCGCAGTTCTGAACTTGAAGTTATACCTCGTAAAGTGGAAGAAATCATGCAAATAAAAGTTCTTTCTGCTTTTCCTGAAACGCCTATTCGAGAAATTGCTCGAATCATGTTTGAAGAAAAAGTAGGAGCAGTTCCAATATTAAATAAAGAATCCAGAGAAATTGTAGGAATCATAACTAGAAGTGATATACTTAAACAAGTTATGAATAACCCACCGCTCGATTTGTATACTTAA
- a CDS encoding glycoside hydrolase family 3 protein: MILKSIFLLLISLALFFASILLRDPVLAKFRYSGLIVINLIGILWIYFYLIHRSKKEILKTITLLFVLAGMGISLGKETNFQYKKNFVRSYDKVKLATLAKHILVGFRSQIELNELIELPVIGFFITHHNVKGLSLEETKHLIDEIQTKRLQNGFSQALIATDQEGGKVSRLSPPLKLQPSLGELLETNANLDKESLREKINEYAKEQTRELKSIGVNINFSPILDLKVEKEPSHFDFYSRIYNRAISKDPAITSFVAEVYSKKLLEGKIIPTLKHFPGIGRITEDTHFFNAELNTPLSELEMSDLIPFTHLTHNLDLSLVMLSHSTITHLDSNHPISISEKGIQEYIRSKFPITTILITDDMNMGPMIYFKGGIGNAAVTGINAGLDILLVSYDGQQIYEVLYSLIESNEKGNLDQKRLEESNKRLNRLTKFLFEKD; the protein is encoded by the coding sequence ATGATTCTAAAATCCATCTTCCTCCTTCTAATCTCTCTCGCCCTTTTCTTTGCCTCTATCCTACTACGCGACCCCGTTCTCGCCAAATTTCGCTACAGTGGGTTAATTGTAATTAACCTTATCGGCATTCTTTGGATTTACTTCTATTTGATTCACCGAAGTAAAAAAGAAATTTTAAAGACTATAACACTTTTATTTGTATTAGCAGGTATGGGAATTTCTCTTGGAAAAGAAACTAACTTTCAATACAAAAAGAATTTTGTCCGAAGTTACGACAAAGTAAAATTAGCCACTTTAGCCAAACATATTTTAGTTGGATTTAGAAGCCAAATAGAACTAAACGAACTAATAGAATTACCCGTAATCGGATTTTTCATTACTCATCATAATGTAAAGGGACTTAGCTTGGAGGAGACTAAACATCTAATTGATGAAATTCAAACAAAGAGATTGCAAAACGGATTTTCACAAGCACTTATCGCAACAGACCAAGAAGGTGGAAAGGTATCACGGTTATCCCCTCCTCTAAAATTGCAGCCCTCTCTTGGTGAATTATTAGAAACAAACGCAAACTTAGATAAGGAATCTCTTCGAGAAAAAATAAACGAGTATGCGAAAGAACAAACCAGAGAACTAAAAAGTATTGGAGTAAATATTAATTTTAGTCCTATATTGGATTTAAAGGTAGAAAAAGAACCTAGCCATTTTGATTTTTACAGTCGAATTTACAACCGTGCTATTTCGAAAGACCCTGCGATTACTTCGTTTGTAGCAGAGGTTTACAGTAAGAAGTTACTCGAAGGAAAAATTATTCCTACTTTAAAGCATTTTCCAGGAATTGGAAGAATCACAGAAGACACTCACTTTTTCAACGCTGAATTAAATACTCCTCTCTCTGAATTAGAGATGTCTGATTTAATTCCATTTACACACCTAACGCATAACTTGGACTTGTCTCTGGTAATGCTTTCCCATTCCACTATTACACACCTAGATTCAAATCATCCAATTTCTATTTCCGAAAAGGGGATACAGGAATATATCCGCTCCAAATTTCCAATTACCACAATTCTAATCACAGACGATATGAATATGGGTCCTATGATTTATTTCAAGGGAGGAATCGGCAACGCTGCCGTAACAGGAATCAACGCTGGATTAGATATTTTACTAGTCTCCTATGACGGCCAACAAATCTATGAAGTTTTGTATTCACTCATTGAATCAAATGAAAAAGGAAACCTCGACCAAAAAAGACTTGAAGAAAGTAATAAAAGACTAAATCGACTAACCAAATTTTTGTTTGAAAAAGATTAA
- a CDS encoding guanylate cyclase codes for MFGINRNFGNLHGRCRDRSRPVPTISLFIILLLLSTLPLAAQEPIRITEPEGKIVLGLHTEYMEDKDGKLRFGDIRKMETDCKDAIRDNERKDAINRVSTTTEPCWNKSEQKNLNFGFTTSAYWIKFQIENEQEEYKHWLLEISYPFLDKIHLYSPDATGDYSLQITGDTFPFSNRKIPNRHFILQVPLHKEKAYTYYLRIESKGGGNTYPAILYSPLKMVEKEHSETIILGIFYGVLIALFLYNIFLFISLRDRSYFYYLSYLFSQTFFFLSANGLGQEYIWADWIWFNGKVFPISSTLVVISISLFISNYLSTKTNTPNLHKIIKGLIVLSILKVFLVFFIPYEISIKLIFSLAVSVGIIAIGVIFRTIFRVRAAMYFTVAWTVALMGIFLYAFRAIGFLPDNFLTNYSIQIGSALEMILLSIGLGDKINILKEEKLQTQKDAIEEQKKLITSYARFVPEQLLTFLGKDIITKVGLGDSVQKDMTILFSDIRSFTSISETLSPSENFGFINSYLETMGPIIRKHNGFIDKYIGDAIMALFPQKPSDAIDASIEMLEELYKLNVKRKAKGFAPISIGIGIHTGSQMLGIIGEKERMEGTVISDVVNTASRLEGLTKAYSTALLVSEDVLEGVADKSKYEYRFLDTVKVKGKNKAVRIFEILNGVSPRIRELKLQTKPDFESGIDLYYNKKFKDSLKKMKSVLKKDSKDKAAELYIERCNFYSKNGVDPNWDGVEKLDFK; via the coding sequence ATGTTTGGAATAAATAGAAATTTTGGCAATCTTCATGGTCGTTGTAGGGACAGGTCGCGACCTGTCCCTACGATATCGTTATTCATAATCCTCCTTCTCCTCTCCACATTACCATTAGCCGCACAAGAACCAATTCGCATCACAGAACCAGAAGGAAAAATTGTTCTAGGACTCCACACAGAATACATGGAAGACAAAGACGGCAAATTACGATTTGGCGATATTCGTAAAATGGAAACCGATTGTAAAGATGCAATCCGTGATAACGAACGTAAAGACGCGATTAATCGCGTCTCTACAACAACAGAACCCTGTTGGAATAAAAGCGAACAGAAAAATCTTAATTTTGGATTTACGACTTCCGCGTATTGGATTAAATTTCAAATAGAGAATGAACAAGAGGAATATAAACATTGGCTTTTAGAGATATCGTATCCCTTTTTAGATAAAATCCATTTGTATTCGCCAGATGCAACTGGCGATTATTCTTTACAAATAACAGGAGATACGTTTCCTTTTTCTAATAGAAAAATTCCGAATCGACATTTTATTCTACAAGTTCCTTTACATAAAGAAAAGGCTTATACGTATTATTTGCGTATAGAATCAAAAGGAGGAGGAAATACATATCCTGCAATCCTGTATTCTCCTCTAAAAATGGTAGAAAAAGAACATTCCGAAACTATTATACTTGGTATTTTTTATGGAGTATTGATTGCGCTATTTTTATACAATATTTTCTTATTTATTTCTTTAAGAGATCGAAGCTATTTTTATTACCTTTCTTATTTATTTTCGCAAACTTTCTTTTTCTTATCAGCAAATGGTTTAGGGCAGGAATATATCTGGGCAGATTGGATTTGGTTTAATGGTAAAGTATTCCCAATTTCTTCCACTCTAGTTGTTATATCTATATCACTTTTTATCAGCAATTATTTATCAACAAAAACTAATACACCAAATCTCCATAAAATTATAAAAGGTTTAATTGTTTTAAGTATATTAAAAGTATTCCTTGTATTTTTTATTCCTTACGAAATTTCAATAAAATTAATTTTTTCATTAGCTGTTTCTGTTGGTATTATTGCTATTGGAGTTATTTTTCGAACAATCTTTAGAGTTAGAGCTGCTATGTATTTCACAGTGGCTTGGACTGTTGCTTTGATGGGTATATTCTTGTATGCCTTTAGAGCAATAGGATTTTTACCAGATAATTTCCTTACAAATTATTCCATCCAAATCGGTTCTGCCCTAGAAATGATCCTTCTCTCCATCGGTCTAGGGGATAAGATTAATATACTCAAAGAAGAAAAATTACAAACCCAGAAAGATGCGATTGAGGAACAAAAGAAATTAATCACCTCCTACGCACGCTTCGTCCCCGAACAACTCTTAACCTTCCTCGGAAAAGACATCATCACAAAAGTCGGACTAGGCGATTCAGTGCAGAAGGACATGACAATCTTATTTTCCGACATACGCTCGTTTACCTCTATTTCCGAGACACTCAGTCCAAGTGAGAACTTTGGATTTATCAATTCCTATTTGGAGACTATGGGACCCATCATTCGCAAGCACAATGGATTTATAGATAAATACATCGGAGATGCGATCATGGCTTTGTTTCCGCAGAAGCCTTCTGATGCAATTGATGCTTCGATTGAGATGCTAGAGGAATTGTATAAACTAAACGTTAAGCGTAAAGCGAAAGGCTTTGCTCCTATTTCGATTGGAATTGGAATTCATACGGGAAGTCAAATGCTTGGAATCATTGGAGAAAAAGAGCGCATGGAAGGAACTGTGATTTCCGATGTTGTGAATACTGCTTCTCGTTTGGAGGGGCTAACCAAGGCTTACTCCACTGCGCTTCTTGTTAGCGAAGATGTTCTGGAAGGAGTAGCGGATAAGAGCAAATACGAATATCGTTTTCTGGATACCGTCAAAGTCAAAGGTAAAAACAAAGCAGTTCGTATTTTTGAAATCCTAAATGGGGTTTCTCCTCGTATCCGTGAGTTGAAGTTACAAACCAAACCCGACTTCGAATCAGGAATTGATTTGTATTATAATAAGAAATTCAAAGACTCTCTCAAAAAAATGAAATCTGTATTAAAGAAAGATTCTAAAGACAAAGCTGCTGAACTTTATATTGAGAGATGTAATTTTTATTCCAAGAATGGCGTTGATCCAAATTGGGATGGAGTTGAGAAGTTGGATTTTAAATAA
- a CDS encoding succinate dehydrogenase/fumarate reductase iron-sulfur subunit — MNLKLKVWRQKNSADKGKFIDYDAKDISTHASFLEMLDVVNEGLETKGEEPIAFDHDCREGICGMCSMMVNGYAHGFQKGTTVCQLHMHNFKDGDSIVIEPWRAKAFPVVKDLVVDRGAFDRVIQAGGFISINTGGAPDANALPIPKVDADLAMDAAACIGCGACVASCKNASAMLFVSAKVSQLALLPQGKVEAKDRVKKMLNAMDKEGFGNCTNQYECEAACPKEISVSNIARLNREFIAS, encoded by the coding sequence ATCAATCTTAAATTAAAAGTCTGGAGACAAAAAAACTCTGCGGATAAAGGCAAATTCATTGATTACGATGCTAAAGATATTAGCACTCACGCATCGTTTTTAGAAATGTTAGACGTGGTAAACGAAGGTCTCGAAACAAAAGGCGAAGAGCCTATCGCATTTGACCATGACTGCCGCGAAGGAATTTGTGGAATGTGCTCGATGATGGTAAACGGCTACGCACACGGTTTTCAAAAAGGAACTACCGTTTGTCAACTCCATATGCATAATTTCAAAGATGGAGATTCTATCGTCATCGAACCTTGGCGCGCAAAAGCATTTCCGGTCGTAAAAGATTTGGTTGTAGATAGAGGCGCATTTGATAGAGTCATTCAAGCCGGTGGATTTATTTCTATCAACACAGGTGGAGCGCCTGACGCAAATGCACTTCCGATTCCAAAGGTAGATGCTGATTTGGCGATGGACGCGGCTGCTTGCATCGGTTGCGGAGCGTGCGTTGCTTCTTGTAAAAACGCATCTGCCATGCTTTTTGTTTCTGCCAAAGTTTCTCAACTTGCACTTCTCCCCCAAGGAAAAGTAGAAGCAAAAGACAGAGTCAAAAAGATGTTAAACGCAATGGACAAAGAAGGTTTCGGAAATTGCACCAATCAATACGAGTGCGAAGCCGCCTGCCCAAAAGAAATTAGTGTAAGCAATATCGCGAGATTGAATCGAGAGTTTATCGCTTCGTAG
- a CDS encoding fumarate reductase/succinate dehydrogenase flavoprotein subunit, whose amino-acid sequence MALNSKIPSGPLENKWEKHKFEMKLVNPANKRKYSVIVVGSGLAGGSAAATLAELGYNVSCFCYQDSPRRAHSIAAQGGINAAKNYQNDGDSVHRLFYDTIKGGDFRAREANVHRLAEISRNIIDQCVAQGVPFAREYGGHLSNRSFGGSQVSRTFYAKGQTGQQLLLGAYSALSRQIGLGTVKMYNRTEMLDVVIVNGHAKGIVVRDMVTGKISSHSADAVVLATGGYGNVFFLSTNAMGCNVTATYRAHKKGALFANPCYTQIHPTCIPVSGDYQSKLTLMSESLRNDGRIWVPKKKGDTRSPDQIPEDERDYYLERKYPSYGNLAPRDIASRSAKEACDNGLGVGPGGLGVYLDFSAAIKRLGEDVIKDRYGNLFDMYERITAENPYKVPMRIYPAVHYTMGGLWVDYNLMSNVPGLHVIGEANFSDHGANRLGASALMQGLADGYFVLPYTIGDYFANNPSPKISTDAPEFKKAEAEVNERVNKLLAIKGKKTVDAFHRELGKIMWDYCGMARNKAGLEKAIKLIPELREEFWKNVNVLGSNESLNQSLEKAGRVADFLEFGELMCRDALNREESCGGHFREEYQTEEGEAKRNDSKYCYVSAWEYKGENQKPVEHKEELTYENIKLAERSYK is encoded by the coding sequence ATGGCATTAAATTCAAAAATTCCTTCCGGTCCATTGGAAAATAAATGGGAAAAACACAAGTTCGAAATGAAACTTGTAAATCCCGCAAACAAAAGAAAATACAGTGTAATCGTAGTTGGTTCCGGTCTTGCTGGTGGCTCTGCTGCTGCAACCTTAGCCGAGCTTGGGTATAACGTTAGTTGCTTTTGTTACCAAGATAGTCCTCGTCGTGCTCATAGTATTGCTGCTCAAGGTGGTATAAACGCCGCAAAGAATTACCAAAACGATGGTGATAGTGTTCATAGACTTTTTTATGATACAATCAAAGGTGGTGACTTTCGCGCAAGAGAAGCAAACGTTCATAGGCTAGCAGAGATTAGCCGTAATATTATAGATCAGTGCGTTGCTCAGGGTGTTCCATTCGCTCGCGAGTATGGTGGACATTTATCCAATCGTTCTTTCGGAGGATCGCAAGTATCCCGCACATTCTACGCAAAGGGGCAAACGGGACAACAATTACTTTTAGGCGCCTACTCTGCATTATCCCGCCAAATTGGATTGGGAACTGTGAAGATGTACAATCGCACCGAGATGCTAGACGTTGTAATCGTAAACGGTCATGCAAAAGGTATCGTAGTAAGAGATATGGTGACTGGAAAAATTTCTTCTCACTCTGCTGATGCTGTAGTTTTAGCAACTGGCGGTTACGGAAACGTATTCTTTCTTTCGACTAACGCAATGGGTTGTAATGTAACAGCAACTTACCGCGCTCATAAAAAAGGTGCATTATTTGCTAACCCTTGTTACACACAAATTCACCCTACTTGTATTCCTGTTTCCGGCGATTACCAATCCAAACTCACTCTGATGTCTGAATCTTTACGTAACGACGGAAGAATCTGGGTTCCTAAGAAAAAAGGTGATACCAGGTCACCCGATCAAATTCCAGAAGATGAAAGAGACTACTACTTAGAAAGAAAATATCCAAGTTACGGTAACTTAGCTCCTCGCGATATCGCATCTCGTAGTGCAAAAGAAGCTTGTGATAATGGACTTGGAGTGGGACCTGGTGGACTCGGAGTTTACTTAGACTTTTCCGCGGCAATCAAAAGACTCGGCGAAGATGTAATCAAAGACAGATATGGTAACCTTTTTGATATGTATGAGCGCATAACCGCCGAAAACCCATACAAGGTTCCAATGCGTATTTACCCTGCAGTGCATTATACTATGGGTGGGCTTTGGGTAGATTACAACCTTATGAGCAATGTTCCGGGACTTCATGTAATTGGAGAAGCAAATTTCTCCGACCACGGTGCGAATAGACTTGGAGCATCTGCTCTTATGCAAGGTCTCGCTGACGGATACTTCGTATTACCTTATACAATTGGTGATTACTTCGCAAATAATCCATCTCCTAAGATTTCTACTGATGCTCCTGAATTCAAAAAAGCGGAAGCCGAAGTAAACGAACGAGTAAACAAACTCCTCGCCATCAAAGGTAAAAAGACAGTAGACGCTTTTCACAGAGAGCTTGGAAAAATAATGTGGGATTATTGTGGTATGGCGCGAAACAAAGCCGGACTCGAAAAAGCAATCAAACTCATTCCAGAGCTCAGAGAAGAATTCTGGAAAAACGTAAACGTGCTTGGTTCAAACGAATCCTTAAACCAATCTTTAGAAAAAGCAGGTCGTGTGGCAGACTTCTTAGAATTCGGAGAGTTAATGTGTAGAGACGCATTAAACAGAGAAGAATCTTGCGGCGGACATTTCCGAGAAGAATACCAAACAGAAGAAGGCGAAGCAAAACGTAATGATAGCAAATACTGTTACGTATCCGCATGGGAATACAAAGGGGAAAACCAAAAGCCCGTTGAGCATAAAGAAGAATTAACTTACGAAAACATCAAACTCGCAGAAAGGAGTTACAAATAA
- a CDS encoding succinate dehydrogenase cytochrome b subunit, translating to MNSTKSYINTSIGKKIIMAISGLMLYGFVIMHMLGNLQVFAGPEKLNTYAKFLQDLGGLLWVARFGLLAAAGAHIFVAIKITLENKAARPVPYYNQQTNLASYASRTMKYSGLIVLAFLIYHLLHFTLGVTDPQAHALKDSLGRHDVYGMVIAGFSNPIVSGSYIFAMALLCLHLSHGFFSLFQSLGINQPEYDAKLKLAANIFALGIFLGNSSMPLAVLFKIIT from the coding sequence ATGAACTCTACTAAGAGTTATATAAACACTTCAATCGGAAAAAAGATTATCATGGCGATTTCAGGGCTTATGCTTTATGGCTTCGTAATAATGCATATGTTGGGAAATCTACAAGTCTTCGCAGGACCTGAAAAATTAAACACTTATGCTAAATTTCTGCAAGACTTAGGAGGACTTCTTTGGGTTGCGAGATTTGGACTTCTAGCTGCCGCAGGAGCGCATATTTTTGTAGCGATTAAAATTACATTAGAGAACAAAGCAGCACGACCTGTTCCCTATTATAATCAACAAACTAATCTTGCTTCGTATGCTTCTAGAACAATGAAATACTCAGGTCTCATAGTTCTCGCTTTTTTAATCTACCATTTGCTTCATTTTACTTTAGGTGTCACAGATCCACAAGCACATGCGCTTAAAGACAGCTTAGGAAGACATGACGTGTATGGAATGGTGATTGCTGGTTTTTCTAATCCAATCGTTTCTGGTTCTTACATTTTCGCAATGGCTTTACTTTGCCTGCATTTGAGTCATGGTTTTTTTAGTTTGTTTCAATCGCTTGGAATCAACCAACCAGAATACGACGCAAAATTAAAACTAGCCGCTAACATCTTCGCTCTTGGAATTTTCCTCGGAAACTCTTCCATGCCCCTAGCTGTTCTATTCAAAATCATTACCTAA
- the thpR gene encoding RNA 2',3'-cyclic phosphodiesterase, whose translation MSLFIAISLPKSTLDIIDSTFHDKGIPDQLWQRGNDLHITLLFLKQGIPKEEYIQSVKERLKTISFSSFSIKIAGLEVWNKKDNYQIIHLQVEESEIIKNIQSKMANLFPERISTLPFKPHISLIRSKEISISKSEELKGKFSSFEIDKISVDTIHLYISNKESVNNRNLYRKIESYPAN comes from the coding sequence ATGAGCTTATTTATCGCGATCAGTTTACCTAAATCAACTTTGGACATAATCGACTCCACCTTTCATGATAAAGGTATTCCCGATCAATTATGGCAAAGAGGAAATGATTTACACATAACATTATTATTCCTCAAACAAGGAATCCCTAAGGAAGAATACATTCAATCAGTAAAAGAGAGATTGAAAACCATTTCATTTTCGTCCTTTTCGATAAAAATTGCAGGACTCGAAGTTTGGAATAAAAAAGACAACTATCAAATAATTCATTTGCAGGTAGAAGAATCCGAAATAATAAAAAATATTCAATCTAAAATGGCAAATCTTTTTCCAGAAAGAATTTCAACACTACCGTTTAAACCACATATATCACTAATTCGTTCTAAAGAAATTTCCATTTCAAAATCAGAAGAATTAAAGGGAAAATTTTCTTCGTTTGAAATAGATAAAATTTCCGTAGATACAATTCATCTATATATTTCCAATAAAGAGTCAGTGAATAATAGAAACCTCTATCGAAAAATTGAATCTTATCCGGCTAATTAG
- a CDS encoding (Fe-S)-binding protein, whose amino-acid sequence METILFHLIFTVLFILANVVFAKAILYRVSLVFSAQKAAFNEDFRENKNLALRIKSVLFNVLLQKKNFQEPLRGIMHAFIFYGFITYLIHTTNQMVAGVFGYWMNIDQLYTFSLVSLISESLNHAYEFMVQGVSFLVLFGLGFFAWRRWIAQAKGLDVHSPASAIVIGMIGTLMVSTLLGEGAKAISDNYSAHSNHSFIAAGIGSMWQNMGVDGERANLVYQIMWWMHILTVFTFMFYVPTSKHGHLIYAPMNYFFITDTPKGQLSKLNLEDENALWGANKVQDFPWPSLMDGLSCIECGRCQVQCPANRTGKVLNPKAIIVELKHALMDQMPQIAEARKAGKTAEEIMGLETNVIGDKYISEEAIWGCTTCYACVEACPVGNNQVNAIVEMRRHLVLAESKFPAELQGAFTNMENNSNPWGVGAHTRADWASDLGVKTMAEDANVDILYWVGCAGAFDERSKSTARSFVKIMQKANVNFGILGTEENCSGDSARRGGNEYLYQTLAQSNVDTMNKYNVKKVVTACPHCYNTIKNEYPQFGGNFEVIHHSEYIKNLIDEKKINIDLTVEDTKEKVTYHDPCYLGRYNDGYENPRAVVNAVSGNDPIEAVDHHSKSLCCGAGGAQMWMEEHGDRVNDKRTGQLLDTGASTIAVSCPFCMTMVTDGVKAAGKIEDVKVKDIAELVAAKIG is encoded by the coding sequence TTGGAAACTATTCTATTCCACCTAATTTTTACAGTGTTATTTATCCTTGCAAATGTTGTATTTGCAAAAGCGATTTTGTATCGTGTTAGTCTTGTGTTTAGTGCGCAAAAAGCCGCTTTTAACGAAGACTTCCGTGAGAATAAAAATCTTGCCTTGCGTATCAAAAGTGTTTTGTTCAATGTTCTTCTACAAAAAAAGAATTTTCAAGAACCTTTACGCGGGATTATGCACGCATTTATATTTTATGGCTTCATAACTTATTTAATTCATACCACAAACCAAATGGTTGCGGGAGTTTTCGGATACTGGATGAATATTGACCAGCTTTATACGTTTTCTCTTGTTAGCCTCATTTCAGAAAGTTTGAATCATGCGTACGAATTTATGGTTCAGGGTGTATCCTTTTTGGTTTTATTTGGACTTGGATTCTTTGCTTGGAGAAGATGGATCGCACAGGCTAAGGGACTTGACGTTCATTCCCCTGCGTCGGCTATCGTTATCGGGATGATCGGAACCTTAATGGTTTCTACTCTTCTTGGAGAAGGTGCAAAAGCGATTTCTGATAATTACTCTGCACATAGCAATCACAGTTTTATTGCAGCTGGCATTGGTTCTATGTGGCAAAATATGGGAGTAGACGGAGAGCGGGCAAACCTAGTTTACCAGATCATGTGGTGGATGCATATTTTGACTGTGTTCACTTTTATGTTTTACGTTCCAACTTCTAAACACGGACATTTAATCTATGCTCCGATGAATTATTTCTTTATTACCGATACCCCAAAAGGGCAACTTTCTAAATTAAATCTCGAAGACGAAAATGCGCTTTGGGGAGCGAACAAAGTGCAAGATTTTCCTTGGCCTTCTTTAATGGACGGGCTTTCTTGTATCGAATGTGGTCGTTGCCAAGTGCAGTGTCCTGCCAATAGAACAGGAAAAGTTTTAAATCCAAAAGCAATCATTGTGGAGTTGAAACATGCACTGATGGATCAAATGCCACAAATTGCCGAAGCTCGCAAAGCTGGCAAAACTGCAGAAGAAATCATGGGTCTTGAAACTAACGTTATTGGAGACAAATACATTTCCGAAGAAGCAATCTGGGGATGTACTACTTGTTATGCTTGCGTTGAGGCTTGTCCTGTGGGTAACAACCAAGTAAACGCTATTGTAGAAATGAGAAGACATTTAGTTCTAGCTGAGTCTAAATTCCCTGCTGAACTACAAGGTGCATTTACTAACATGGAAAATAATTCTAACCCTTGGGGAGTTGGTGCACATACTCGCGCAGATTGGGCTTCTGACTTGGGTGTTAAAACAATGGCGGAAGATGCAAATGTGGACATACTTTATTGGGTTGGTTGTGCGGGAGCATTTGACGAAAGAAGCAAAAGCACAGCTCGTTCTTTTGTTAAGATTATGCAAAAGGCAAATGTAAATTTTGGAATTTTAGGAACAGAAGAAAATTGTTCTGGGGATTCTGCACGTCGTGGTGGAAACGAATATCTCTACCAAACACTTGCACAATCCAACGTAGATACAATGAACAAATACAATGTGAAAAAAGTAGTCACAGCTTGTCCACATTGTTACAATACGATTAAGAACGAGTATCCTCAGTTTGGCGGAAACTTCGAAGTAATCCACCACAGTGAATACATCAAAAACCTAATCGACGAGAAAAAAATCAATATTGATCTAACAGTCGAAGACACAAAAGAAAAAGTAACCTACCATGATCCTTGTTACCTCGGACGTTACAACGATGGATATGAAAATCCTCGCGCAGTTGTAAATGCTGTGTCCGGTAATGATCCGATTGAAGCTGTTGACCATCATTCTAAATCCCTTTGTTGTGGGGCGGGTGGAGCGCAAATGTGGATGGAAGAACATGGAGACCGTGTAAACGATAAACGAACTGGTCAACTTCTAGACACAGGAGCGAGCACAATCGCAGTATCTTGTCCATTCTGTATGACTATGGTTACTGACGGTGTTAAAGCTGCCGGTAAGATTGAAGATGTAAAAGTAAAAGATATTGCTGAGCTAGTAGCGGCAAAGATCGGTTAA